From Bacillus pumilus, one genomic window encodes:
- a CDS encoding carbamoyl phosphate synthase small subunit, whose amino-acid sequence MKRRLVLENGTVFEGTGFGSLESSVGEVVFNTGMTGYQEILSDPSYCGQIVTLTYPLIGNYGINRDDFESITPFVKGLIVKELCEKPSNWRSSYSLDEYLKMKNIPGLSGIDTRKLTRMIRSAGTLRGAFAGPEEQVEDVVRRLQTMQLPTDQVSQVSVKNAYPSPGRGKRIVLVDFGMKHGILRELNKRDCDVIVVPYNITADEVLQLKPDGIMLSNGPGDPVDVPEAVEMIQQLIGKVPLFGICLGHQLFALACGASTEKMKFGHRGSNHPVKELATGKVTLTSQNHGYTVSAINEDVLEVTHIALNDNTIEGLKHKEAQAFTVQYHPEASPGPEDANYLFDQFMDMIHTTEKEGEEVCQNA is encoded by the coding sequence ATGAAGAGACGCTTAGTGCTAGAAAACGGAACAGTATTCGAAGGAACAGGCTTTGGCAGCTTAGAATCGTCAGTCGGAGAAGTCGTCTTTAATACAGGGATGACGGGCTATCAAGAAATTTTGTCTGATCCATCATACTGCGGACAAATTGTCACACTCACTTATCCGCTCATCGGCAACTATGGCATTAACCGTGATGATTTTGAATCGATCACACCGTTTGTAAAAGGGCTGATTGTGAAGGAGCTTTGTGAAAAGCCCTCAAACTGGCGCTCTTCATATTCACTAGATGAATACTTAAAAATGAAAAACATTCCAGGTCTTAGCGGAATCGATACACGGAAGCTGACGAGAATGATTCGAAGTGCAGGGACTTTAAGAGGGGCGTTTGCAGGACCGGAAGAACAAGTGGAAGACGTAGTCCGCCGCCTTCAAACAATGCAGCTGCCGACTGATCAAGTGAGTCAAGTATCTGTGAAAAATGCGTATCCAAGCCCGGGAAGAGGAAAAAGAATTGTCCTTGTCGATTTCGGCATGAAGCATGGCATTTTGCGCGAGCTCAATAAACGTGACTGTGATGTCATCGTGGTGCCGTACAATATCACGGCAGATGAAGTGCTGCAGTTAAAGCCTGATGGAATCATGCTTTCAAACGGCCCTGGGGATCCTGTTGATGTACCGGAAGCAGTCGAGATGATTCAGCAATTGATTGGAAAGGTTCCGCTCTTTGGCATTTGTCTTGGACATCAATTATTCGCTCTTGCGTGCGGCGCAAGTACTGAAAAAATGAAATTCGGTCACAGAGGCTCGAATCACCCAGTCAAAGAACTAGCCACCGGCAAGGTGACACTGACATCTCAAAATCACGGCTACACAGTTAGTGCAATTAACGAGGACGTGCTCGAAGTCACACATATCGCCCTAAACGACAATACGATTGAAGGGTTAAAACATAAAGAAGCACAAGCATTCACTGTCCAGTATCACCCAGAAGCGTCACCAGGTCCAGAAGATGCGAACTACTTATTCGACCAGTTCATGGACATGATTCATACAACTGAGAAAGAAGGGGAAGAAGTATGCCAAAACGCGTAG
- a CDS encoding aspartate carbamoyltransferase catalytic subunit — translation MNDLSTMSSLSKEEILQLIEEAAALKKGKQELGLAGEFVANLFFEPSTRTRFSFEVAEKKLGMNVLSLDAASTSVQKGETLYDTVKTLESIGVKACVIRDSTDEYYNELIGKVGIPIINAGDGCGQHPTQSLLDLMTIYEEFGGFEGLTISIHGDIKHSRVARSNAEVLSRLGATVLFSGPASFQDEQNPHGTYVQVDEAITQSDVVMLLRIQHERHAEKMGSEDYLSTYGLTVDRANNMKERAIIMHPAPVNRGVEIDDSLVESKQSRIFKQMENGVYVRMAVLKRAFQNSRLHQKGRDSVYVVSH, via the coding sequence ATGAATGATCTATCGACAATGAGCAGCTTGTCTAAAGAAGAGATTTTACAGCTGATTGAAGAAGCAGCGGCTCTCAAAAAGGGGAAGCAAGAACTTGGCTTAGCGGGAGAATTTGTAGCAAACCTCTTCTTTGAACCAAGCACAAGAACACGATTTAGCTTCGAAGTTGCCGAAAAGAAACTGGGGATGAATGTACTGAGCTTAGATGCAGCAAGCACCTCCGTTCAAAAGGGCGAAACACTTTACGATACGGTAAAAACGCTCGAATCCATCGGCGTGAAAGCATGTGTGATTAGAGACAGCACCGATGAATATTACAATGAGCTGATCGGGAAGGTTGGGATTCCCATCATCAATGCTGGAGATGGCTGCGGGCAGCACCCGACCCAATCACTGCTTGACCTAATGACCATCTATGAAGAGTTTGGCGGCTTTGAGGGCTTAACGATTTCGATTCATGGAGACATCAAACACAGCAGGGTGGCAAGGTCAAATGCTGAGGTTCTCTCAAGGCTGGGAGCAACAGTCCTTTTTTCAGGGCCTGCTTCCTTCCAAGATGAGCAAAACCCTCACGGAACGTATGTCCAGGTAGATGAAGCCATCACACAATCTGATGTGGTGATGCTGCTCAGAATTCAGCATGAACGACATGCTGAAAAAATGGGCAGTGAAGATTACTTATCGACTTATGGATTAACAGTAGACAGGGCAAACAACATGAAAGAACGAGCCATTATTATGCATCCAGCACCAGTAAACAGAGGTGTGGAGATAGATGATTCTTTAGTGGAATCAAAGCAGTCACGAATTTTCAAGCAAATGGAAAATGGCGTTTATGTCCGAATGGCCGTATTAAAAAGAGCTTTTCAAAATAGCAGACTACATCAAAAAGGGAGAGATTCTGTCTATGTCGTATCTCATTAA
- the pyrR gene encoding bifunctional pyr operon transcriptional regulator/uracil phosphoribosyltransferase PyrR, with protein MEQKAVILDEQAIRRALTRIAHEMIERNKGMKDVILAGIKTRGIHLAKRLAERIEQIEGNPVTVGELDITLYRDDLTKKTDNQDPLVKGADIPADINDKTLIVVDDVLFTGRTVRAAMDALVDVGRPSSIQLAVLVDRGHRELPIRADYIGKNIPTSKAETVMVQLNEVDQNDLVAIYEK; from the coding sequence ATGGAACAAAAAGCAGTCATTCTTGATGAACAAGCGATCAGACGAGCGCTTACCCGAATTGCACATGAAATGATTGAGCGCAATAAAGGGATGAAAGATGTCATCCTTGCGGGGATCAAGACAAGAGGCATTCATCTTGCAAAGCGCCTTGCAGAGCGCATCGAGCAAATTGAAGGAAATCCAGTCACAGTGGGTGAACTTGATATTACGCTGTACCGTGATGACCTGACAAAAAAGACAGACAACCAAGACCCGCTTGTAAAGGGTGCAGACATCCCAGCTGACATTAATGACAAAACACTGATCGTCGTTGACGATGTCCTGTTTACAGGCAGAACCGTCAGAGCGGCCATGGATGCCCTTGTGGATGTAGGAAGACCATCTTCCATTCAGCTTGCTGTTCTCGTTGACCGGGGACACCGGGAGCTTCCGATTCGAGCGGATTATATCGGGAAGAACATTCCGACATCAAAAGCAGAGACCGTCATGGTTCAGCTGAATGAAGTAGATCAAAACGACCTTGTCGCTATATATGAAAAATAA
- a CDS encoding RluA family pseudouridine synthase — MNQVNIAVSEEQTSERLDKFLSTTEPEWSRTQVQQWVKDGLIEVNGKQVKANYKVQAGDQIKVEIPDPEVLDVEAEPMDLDIYYEDADVLVVNKPRGMVVHPAPGHVSGTLVNGLMAHCTDLSGINGVMRPGIVHRIDKDTSGLLMVAKNDMAHESLVNQLVAKTVTRKYTAVVHGIIQHDTGTIDAPIGRDKKDRQSMTVTKESAKQAVTHFDVIERFQDFTVVECRLETGRTHQIRVHMKYIGYPLAGDPKYGPRKTVDFNGQLLHAGVLGFDHPRTGEYIEFTAPIPADMQAFIDSLRNND, encoded by the coding sequence ATGAATCAAGTAAATATTGCCGTTTCAGAAGAACAAACGAGTGAACGGCTTGATAAATTTCTAAGCACGACAGAACCAGAATGGTCAAGAACCCAAGTCCAGCAGTGGGTAAAGGATGGGCTGATCGAAGTAAACGGGAAACAAGTGAAAGCCAATTACAAAGTACAAGCTGGAGATCAGATTAAAGTCGAGATTCCAGACCCAGAAGTACTAGATGTAGAAGCAGAACCAATGGATCTTGATATTTATTATGAGGATGCAGATGTGCTAGTGGTGAATAAACCACGAGGAATGGTTGTTCATCCAGCGCCAGGTCACGTCTCTGGAACACTTGTAAATGGCCTGATGGCACATTGCACGGACTTATCAGGCATTAATGGTGTGATGCGTCCTGGAATTGTCCACCGAATTGATAAAGACACGTCTGGACTGTTAATGGTCGCGAAAAACGATATGGCGCATGAATCACTCGTCAATCAGCTCGTGGCTAAGACCGTCACAAGAAAATATACGGCCGTTGTCCATGGCATTATCCAGCATGATACAGGCACAATTGATGCCCCAATTGGCAGAGACAAAAAAGACCGCCAAAGCATGACGGTTACAAAAGAAAGTGCAAAACAAGCAGTCACTCACTTTGATGTGATTGAACGCTTTCAGGACTTCACGGTTGTGGAGTGCCGTCTTGAAACAGGAAGAACACACCAAATTCGTGTTCATATGAAATATATCGGCTATCCGCTTGCAGGAGATCCGAAATATGGACCGAGAAAGACAGTCGATTTTAATGGACAGCTGCTTCATGCAGGTGTTCTAGGATTTGATCATCCTAGAACAGGAGAATATATCGAGTTCACAGCACCGATTCCTGCTGATATGCAAGCTTTTATCGATTCATTAAGAAATAACGATTGA
- a CDS encoding dihydroorotase: MSYLIKNGFILTSTGEKVQQDIRVEGEVIQAIGHLEREDGEEVIDAKGLFVSPGLIDLHVHLREPGGEKKETIETGSKAAARGGYTTIAAMPNTRPVPDTKEQMEWLMNRIEETSSVRVLPYASITTRQIGEEMTDFAALKEAGAFAFTDDGVGIQTAGMMYEAMKKAASLDQAIVAHCEDNSLIYGGCVHEGEFSKANELNGIPSICESVHIARDVLLAEAANCHYHVCHISTKESVRVVRDAKKAGIRVTAEVSPHHLLLCDADIPGLDTNYKMNPPLRGKEDREALIEGLLDGTIDFIATDHAPHTEEEKNETMQRAPFGIVGLETAFPLLYTRFVKTGEWTLKELVDYMTIKPAEAFSLPYGKLEEGQTADITLIDLNKEMAIDKKSFLSKGQNTPFDKLTVSGWPVMTLASGKVVYEEGRLVK, from the coding sequence ATGTCGTATCTCATTAAAAACGGTTTTATCTTAACAAGCACAGGTGAAAAAGTGCAGCAGGATATTAGGGTAGAAGGAGAAGTGATTCAAGCGATTGGTCACTTAGAAAGAGAAGATGGAGAAGAGGTCATTGATGCTAAAGGGCTATTTGTTTCACCAGGCTTAATTGATCTGCATGTACATTTAAGAGAGCCAGGTGGAGAGAAAAAGGAAACGATTGAAACAGGCTCTAAAGCAGCAGCAAGAGGCGGCTATACAACGATTGCAGCGATGCCGAATACACGCCCAGTTCCGGATACAAAAGAGCAAATGGAATGGCTCATGAATCGGATCGAAGAGACCTCTTCTGTCAGAGTACTGCCATACGCCTCCATCACAACTAGGCAAATTGGGGAAGAGATGACAGACTTTGCAGCACTAAAAGAAGCAGGCGCCTTCGCTTTCACAGATGACGGGGTTGGCATCCAAACAGCAGGCATGATGTACGAAGCGATGAAAAAGGCAGCAAGTCTTGATCAAGCGATTGTGGCACACTGTGAAGATAACTCGCTCATTTACGGAGGATGCGTTCATGAAGGAGAATTTTCAAAAGCAAATGAATTAAACGGTATACCGTCCATTTGTGAATCGGTGCATATTGCAAGAGATGTTCTTTTAGCAGAAGCAGCGAACTGCCATTATCATGTATGTCATATCAGTACGAAAGAATCTGTGCGAGTCGTTCGCGATGCAAAAAAAGCAGGCATCCGTGTGACAGCTGAGGTGTCACCGCATCACCTGCTGTTATGTGATGCGGACATCCCTGGTCTTGATACAAACTATAAAATGAACCCGCCGCTCAGAGGAAAAGAGGATCGCGAGGCACTGATCGAGGGACTTTTAGATGGAACGATTGATTTCATCGCAACAGACCATGCGCCGCATACTGAAGAAGAAAAGAACGAAACGATGCAGCGTGCACCTTTTGGAATTGTCGGGCTTGAAACAGCGTTCCCGCTTCTGTATACACGATTTGTCAAAACAGGCGAATGGACATTAAAAGAACTCGTTGATTATATGACAATCAAGCCAGCAGAAGCCTTCTCTCTTCCATATGGAAAGCTGGAAGAAGGACAAACAGCTGATATCACACTCATTGATTTAAACAAAGAAATGGCAATCGATAAAAAAAGCTTCTTATCAAAAGGGCAAAATACACCGTTTGACAAATTGACTGTATCAGGATGGCCGGTCATGACACTTGCATCTGGGAAAGTCGTGTATGAAGAGGGGAGACTAGTAAAATGA
- a CDS encoding solute carrier family 23 protein, with the protein MSQQKANLGIRDIPKPFTWLSLSLQHLFAMFGATILVPKIIDMSPAVALISSGVGTIVYLIITRGQIPAYLGSSFAFIAPILNVKATGGPGAAMVGAFMAGVAYALIALFIKWLGTGWLMKLLPPVVVGPVIMVIGLGLAGTAVNMAMYVDPNATELVYSLKHLMVAGFTLAVTIISMIFLRGFLSLIPVLIGIISGYLFALTQGIVNFQPVIDAKWFAVPDFVVPFVDYTPAVTLSILTVMVPVAFVTMSEHIGHQVVLSKVVGQDFIKKPGLHRSILGDSAATIFASLIGGPPTTTYGENIGVLAITRVFSIFVIGGAAVFAICFGFVGKISALISTVPSAVMGGVSFLLFGIIASSGLRILIDHKVNFEEKRNLIIASVILVIGIGGAFIEVKQINLTLSGMALAAITGVLLNLILPQQKAEDDESNESNTENLLKEVQ; encoded by the coding sequence ATGAGTCAGCAAAAAGCCAATTTAGGCATTCGAGATATCCCAAAACCGTTCACATGGCTGTCACTTAGCCTTCAGCATTTGTTTGCCATGTTTGGCGCGACCATTCTTGTACCAAAAATCATTGATATGAGTCCGGCCGTCGCGCTCATCTCAAGTGGTGTTGGAACCATTGTTTACTTAATCATCACAAGAGGACAAATTCCGGCGTATCTTGGATCGTCCTTTGCCTTTATCGCCCCCATACTGAATGTCAAAGCAACAGGCGGCCCTGGAGCCGCAATGGTTGGTGCCTTCATGGCGGGTGTCGCTTATGCACTCATTGCACTATTTATTAAATGGCTCGGCACAGGCTGGCTGATGAAACTTCTGCCGCCGGTCGTCGTAGGGCCAGTCATTATGGTCATCGGACTCGGACTCGCTGGAACAGCTGTCAACATGGCGATGTATGTTGATCCGAATGCAACCGAGCTTGTTTACAGCCTTAAGCACCTAATGGTCGCCGGCTTCACACTGGCTGTCACGATTATCAGCATGATCTTCCTAAGAGGATTCCTAAGCTTGATCCCAGTATTAATCGGAATTATCAGCGGCTATCTCTTTGCTTTAACACAAGGCATTGTGAACTTCCAGCCGGTCATTGACGCGAAATGGTTTGCTGTACCAGACTTCGTCGTACCATTTGTCGACTACACACCTGCTGTGACTTTAAGCATTCTCACAGTGATGGTGCCGGTTGCCTTTGTGACAATGTCTGAGCACATCGGCCACCAAGTGGTGTTAAGTAAAGTTGTAGGGCAAGATTTTATTAAAAAACCTGGTCTTCACCGCTCCATTTTAGGAGACAGTGCAGCGACGATCTTCGCTTCACTCATTGGCGGACCGCCAACAACAACGTATGGAGAGAACATCGGGGTCCTTGCCATCACAAGAGTGTTCAGTATCTTCGTCATCGGCGGAGCAGCAGTCTTTGCGATCTGCTTCGGCTTTGTCGGAAAAATTTCAGCATTAATCAGTACAGTGCCGTCCGCGGTCATGGGAGGCGTTTCGTTCCTGCTCTTTGGGATCATTGCCTCAAGCGGTCTGAGAATCCTGATTGATCATAAAGTGAATTTTGAAGAAAAGCGTAATCTCATTATCGCATCAGTCATCTTAGTCATCGGAATTGGCGGGGCATTCATTGAGGTGAAACAAATCAACCTCACTCTATCTGGAATGGCACTTGCTGCCATCACGGGTGTCCTGTTAAACCTGATCCTGCCACAGCAAAAAGCGGAGGATGACGAGTCAAATGAATCGAATACAGAAAACCTTTTAAAAGAAGTCCAGTGA
- the lspA gene encoding signal peptidase II has protein sequence MFYYIIAFVMICLDQLTKWLIVKNMMLGDSYPVIDGFFYITSHRNSGAAWGILQGQMWFFYVITLVVIAGIVYYLQKHGQKDKLLGVALALMLGGAIGNFIDRVFRQEVVDFAHFVFGNYHYPIFNIADSSLCVGVILLFIQMLLDGKKTKESTT, from the coding sequence GTGTTCTATTACATAATCGCATTCGTGATGATTTGTTTAGATCAATTAACAAAATGGCTCATTGTCAAAAATATGATGCTCGGAGATTCTTATCCAGTGATTGATGGCTTCTTTTATATCACGTCTCACCGAAATTCAGGAGCCGCATGGGGAATTCTCCAAGGACAAATGTGGTTTTTCTATGTGATCACACTCGTTGTTATTGCGGGAATTGTTTATTATTTGCAAAAGCATGGGCAAAAGGACAAGCTGCTTGGAGTAGCACTGGCCTTAATGCTTGGCGGAGCAATTGGAAACTTTATCGACCGCGTTTTCCGTCAGGAAGTGGTAGATTTTGCTCATTTCGTCTTTGGGAATTATCACTACCCAATCTTTAATATTGCAGATTCTTCTCTATGTGTAGGGGTTATTCTGCTCTTCATTCAAATGCTGTTAGATGGAAAGAAAACGAAGGAGTCAACTACATGA
- the ileS gene encoding isoleucine--tRNA ligase encodes MNYKDTLLMPKTEFPMRGNLPNKEPEIQEEWAEKDIYQMVLERTKGRPTFILHDGPPYANGDIHMGHALNKILKDFIVRFKSMNGFHAPYVPGWDTHGLPIETALTKNKKVKRKEMSTAEFRKLCEEYAWKQIEGQRNQFKRLGVRADWDNPYVTLKPEYEAQQILVFGEMAKRGYIYKGLKPVNWSPSSESALAEAEIEYKDKRSPSIYVSFKVKDGKGVLENGEQFIIWTTTPWTLPANLGICVHPNLEYSVLQVGAERYVVASELVEQVAKTLGFEEYEVVKTLKGKELDTIVAEHPIYGRDSLVMLGDHVTTDAGTGCVHTAPGHGEDDFIVSMKYGLDVLCPVDEKGVMTEEAPGFEGLFYEDANKAITEQLEAKGALKKLDFITHSYPHDWRTKKPTIYRATAQWFASIKDFREALLDNIKETKWVPAWGETRLFNMVRDRGDWCISRQRVWGVPIPVFYAENGEPIITDETIQHVSQLFREHGSNIWFEKEAKELLPEGFTHPGSPNGEFTKEQDIMDVWFDSGSSHQAVLEERDDLVRPADLYLEGSDQYRGWFNSSLSTAVAVTGKAPYKGVLSHGFTLDKEGRKMSKSLGNTIDPTKVAKQLGAEILRLWVSSVNYQADHPVSDDILKQVAEVYRKIRNTFRFLHGNLFDFNPAVNAVPVEELREVDQYILIKLNKLIDKVKKAYDDYEFAVVYHAIHNFCTIELSSFYLDFAKDVVYIEHADHPDRRSMQTVFYETLMALVKLTAPILPHTADELWSHLSFVEEPSVQLTDMPEGVTVPQAEATEVKFDRFMEVRDDVLKALEIARNEKVIGRSLEASVTLYATDEVKNLLESIKEDVKQLFIISELTVEDEQNADASAPEYTSGRILVQKAEGELCERSRIISKDVGANPKYPTLSLKNAEIVEKYYQN; translated from the coding sequence ATGAACTACAAAGACACCTTATTAATGCCGAAAACAGAATTCCCAATGAGAGGGAACTTGCCGAACAAAGAGCCTGAAATCCAAGAGGAGTGGGCAGAAAAAGACATCTATCAAATGGTTTTAGAGCGGACAAAAGGACGCCCGACCTTTATTTTGCATGATGGACCTCCATATGCGAATGGTGACATTCATATGGGGCACGCACTCAATAAAATCCTAAAAGATTTTATTGTCCGTTTTAAATCAATGAATGGGTTCCACGCACCGTACGTACCGGGCTGGGATACACACGGCTTACCAATTGAAACGGCTCTTACTAAAAATAAAAAAGTCAAACGTAAAGAAATGTCGACAGCTGAATTCCGCAAACTATGTGAAGAGTATGCTTGGAAGCAAATCGAAGGTCAGCGCAATCAGTTTAAGCGATTAGGCGTAAGAGCAGACTGGGACAATCCATATGTAACCTTAAAGCCTGAGTACGAAGCGCAGCAAATTCTTGTCTTTGGTGAAATGGCGAAGAGAGGCTATATTTACAAAGGACTAAAGCCTGTTAACTGGTCTCCTTCAAGTGAGTCAGCACTTGCTGAAGCGGAAATTGAATATAAAGACAAACGTTCACCATCCATTTACGTTTCATTTAAAGTGAAAGATGGCAAAGGCGTACTTGAAAACGGCGAACAATTCATCATCTGGACAACAACCCCTTGGACACTTCCTGCAAACCTTGGGATTTGTGTTCATCCAAACCTAGAGTACAGCGTTCTTCAAGTGGGTGCTGAGCGATATGTTGTCGCATCTGAGCTAGTTGAACAAGTGGCAAAAACACTTGGCTTTGAAGAGTATGAAGTCGTGAAAACATTAAAAGGAAAAGAATTAGATACCATCGTTGCAGAGCATCCGATCTACGGCAGAGATTCTCTTGTCATGCTTGGCGACCACGTGACAACGGATGCAGGAACAGGCTGTGTTCACACAGCTCCAGGTCACGGGGAAGATGACTTTATTGTCAGTATGAAATACGGTCTTGATGTGCTATGTCCAGTAGACGAAAAAGGTGTGATGACAGAAGAAGCGCCTGGTTTTGAAGGATTATTCTACGAGGATGCCAATAAAGCGATCACAGAACAGCTTGAAGCAAAAGGCGCACTGAAAAAGCTCGACTTTATCACGCACTCTTACCCGCATGACTGGAGAACGAAAAAACCAACCATTTATCGTGCGACAGCTCAGTGGTTTGCATCGATTAAGGATTTCAGAGAAGCGCTATTAGACAATATTAAAGAAACGAAATGGGTTCCAGCATGGGGCGAAACACGCCTATTCAACATGGTGCGAGACAGAGGCGACTGGTGCATTTCAAGACAGCGTGTATGGGGCGTTCCAATTCCGGTCTTTTATGCGGAAAATGGCGAGCCGATCATCACAGATGAAACGATTCAGCATGTCTCTCAATTATTTAGAGAACATGGCTCTAATATTTGGTTTGAAAAAGAAGCGAAAGAACTATTGCCAGAAGGCTTTACACATCCAGGAAGCCCGAACGGTGAATTCACAAAAGAGCAGGACATCATGGATGTATGGTTTGATTCCGGTTCTTCTCACCAGGCCGTTTTAGAAGAAAGAGATGACCTTGTCCGTCCGGCAGACCTTTACCTTGAAGGCTCTGACCAATATCGCGGCTGGTTTAACTCTTCCTTATCAACAGCAGTTGCTGTCACTGGAAAAGCACCGTATAAAGGTGTTCTAAGCCACGGCTTTACGCTTGATAAAGAAGGACGCAAGATGAGTAAATCATTAGGCAATACGATTGACCCAACAAAGGTAGCGAAGCAGCTTGGGGCGGAGATTCTTAGACTTTGGGTATCTTCTGTCAACTATCAAGCCGATCACCCAGTGTCTGATGATATCTTGAAACAAGTAGCAGAGGTCTATCGTAAAATCCGTAACACGTTCCGATTCCTGCATGGAAACCTATTTGACTTTAACCCAGCAGTCAATGCGGTGCCGGTAGAAGAGCTTCGCGAAGTGGATCAATATATCTTGATCAAATTAAACAAATTGATTGATAAAGTGAAAAAGGCCTATGATGATTACGAATTTGCGGTCGTATATCATGCGATTCACAATTTCTGTACGATTGAGCTAAGCTCTTTCTATCTCGATTTTGCAAAGGATGTCGTGTACATTGAGCATGCAGATCATCCAGACCGCCGCAGCATGCAAACGGTCTTCTACGAAACATTAATGGCATTAGTGAAGCTGACTGCACCAATTCTTCCGCATACAGCAGATGAATTATGGAGCCACTTAAGCTTTGTTGAAGAGCCAAGTGTTCAGTTAACAGATATGCCAGAAGGTGTGACTGTTCCTCAAGCGGAAGCGACAGAAGTGAAGTTTGACCGCTTTATGGAAGTGCGTGACGATGTTCTAAAAGCGCTCGAAATTGCGCGTAATGAGAAAGTCATCGGACGTTCACTTGAAGCAAGTGTGACCCTTTATGCGACAGATGAAGTGAAAAATCTTCTTGAATCTATCAAAGAAGATGTGAAGCAGCTCTTTATCATCTCAGAATTAACGGTAGAAGATGAGCAAAATGCTGACGCTTCAGCGCCTGAATACACATCAGGACGGATTCTGGTTCAAAAAGCAGAAGGAGAACTGTGCGAACGTTCCCGCATTATTTCAAAAGATGTTGGTGCAAATCCGAAATACCCAACATTGTCACTGAAAAATGCTGAAATCGTGGAAAAATATTACCAGAATTAA
- a CDS encoding TraR/DksA family transcriptional regulator, protein MNGDLETIYTELLQMKEELQSKLFEYASFRSPAEHVSMNEVQTTTLLYHIKEELQDVSLAIAKIEQGTYGICEATGDAIPLEQMSILPTARTADDFLYHKQYEKKAFTPYPHESDDSHFEAFHM, encoded by the coding sequence ATGAATGGCGATCTAGAGACGATTTACACGGAACTCCTTCAAATGAAAGAAGAGCTGCAATCTAAACTGTTTGAATACGCATCATTTCGTTCACCCGCTGAGCATGTCTCAATGAACGAGGTCCAAACGACCACGCTTCTTTATCACATCAAAGAAGAGCTGCAAGATGTGTCTCTCGCTATTGCAAAAATTGAGCAGGGAACCTATGGTATATGTGAGGCGACAGGTGATGCCATTCCGCTTGAACAAATGAGTATTCTTCCTACCGCCCGCACGGCTGACGACTTTCTATATCATAAGCAATACGAGAAAAAAGCATTCACTCCTTATCCTCATGAATCAGATGATTCTCATTTTGAAGCCTTCCACATGTAG